Proteins co-encoded in one Jeotgalibacillus malaysiensis genomic window:
- a CDS encoding 1-(5-phosphoribosyl)-5-[(5-phosphoribosylamino)methylideneamino] imidazole-4-carboxamide isomerase, which yields MSFTVYPAIDMRGGKCVRLTQGDYAQETIYGDSPFDMAKQFVDEGAEWIHMVDLDGAKDGKRVNDVFVERVVKELPARVQVGGGIRTEEDVVHYLDQGVDRVIIGSLAVTNPALVKEWLKKYGSRIAIGLDAKNGYVATHGWIETSELKAVDLGKELAEAGAETFIFTDIATDGMLSGPNVDAVVELAECTGAEVIASGGVSSLEDLRTLQAVSGIGVAGAIVGKAIYTNKFTVKQAIEETS from the coding sequence ATGAGTTTCACAGTCTATCCGGCAATTGATATGAGAGGCGGCAAATGTGTACGTCTCACACAGGGTGATTATGCACAGGAGACGATCTATGGGGATTCTCCTTTTGATATGGCAAAGCAGTTCGTTGATGAGGGTGCCGAGTGGATTCACATGGTGGACCTTGACGGAGCCAAGGATGGCAAGCGTGTGAATGATGTATTTGTTGAGCGCGTTGTCAAAGAACTTCCTGCACGTGTTCAGGTTGGCGGCGGCATCCGCACGGAAGAAGACGTGGTACACTATTTAGATCAGGGCGTTGACCGTGTGATTATCGGAAGTCTGGCAGTGACCAACCCTGCTTTGGTAAAAGAATGGCTGAAAAAATACGGCAGCCGCATTGCAATCGGACTTGATGCAAAGAACGGCTACGTTGCTACACACGGCTGGATTGAAACGTCAGAGCTAAAAGCGGTTGACCTTGGAAAAGAACTTGCAGAAGCAGGTGCTGAAACGTTTATTTTTACAGATATCGCAACAGACGGTATGCTGAGCGGTCCGAATGTGGATGCAGTTGTAGAACTTGCAGAGTGCACAGGTGCTGAAGTGATTGCTTCAGGCGGCGTGAGTTCACTTGAGGATTTGCGTACGCTGCAGGCCGTATCAGGAATCGGCGTGGCAGGTGCGATTGTTGGAAAAGCCATCTACACAAATAAATTCACCGTCAAACAGGCAATTGAGGAGACATCGTGA
- a CDS encoding imidazole glycerol phosphate synthase subunit HisH, with translation MIGIVDYGMGNLFSVSKALERIGVPYIISDKKEQLEKTDGLILPGVGAFRDAMKLLDETKLSDFIKEQAHAGKPILGICLGMQLLFDESEENGVFKGLGLLKGKAVKFSGEANGERYKVPHMGWNKLKFHQDSPLTADVEADHVYFVHSYYIAGEEREALIASSDYFEEVPAVVGKNNVFGMQFHPEKSGDLGMALLKNYTQYVQNTEVEV, from the coding sequence ATGATCGGAATAGTTGATTACGGTATGGGGAATCTGTTTAGCGTCAGTAAGGCACTTGAGCGGATTGGCGTTCCCTATATCATCAGTGATAAAAAAGAGCAGCTTGAAAAGACAGATGGACTGATTTTACCGGGCGTTGGCGCATTTCGTGATGCAATGAAACTGCTGGACGAAACGAAGCTGTCTGATTTTATTAAAGAACAGGCGCATGCAGGCAAGCCGATACTCGGTATCTGCCTTGGGATGCAGCTTTTATTTGATGAAAGTGAAGAGAATGGCGTATTCAAAGGACTTGGACTGCTGAAAGGAAAGGCAGTTAAGTTTTCTGGCGAAGCAAATGGTGAGCGCTATAAGGTTCCGCATATGGGCTGGAATAAGCTGAAGTTTCACCAGGATTCACCGCTGACTGCGGATGTTGAGGCAGATCACGTCTATTTTGTTCACTCCTACTATATCGCAGGTGAAGAGCGTGAGGCACTGATCGCTTCATCAGATTATTTTGAAGAGGTACCGGCTGTTGTCGGGAAAAACAATGTGTTCGGCATGCAGTTTCATCCTGAAAAAAGCGGTGACTTAGGCATGGCACTTTTGAAAAACTATACGCAGTACGTACAAAATACGGAGGTGGAAGTATGA
- a CDS encoding imidazoleglycerol-phosphate dehydratase produces MTERKFSLKRKTNETNISLALNIDGEGISDIQTDVPFMTHMLDLFTKHGHFDLTVEGRGDVDIDGHHTTEDIGIVLGQALLEALGDKKGIKRYGNAFVPMDEALAQVTVDLSNRPHLVMNADFPKERVGDFDVELVHEFLWKLAIEARMNLHVNVHYGFNTHHMIEAVFKALGRALDEATQIDPRVKGVPSTKGML; encoded by the coding sequence ATGACTGAACGCAAATTTTCATTAAAAAGAAAAACCAACGAAACCAATATCTCACTCGCGCTGAACATCGACGGCGAAGGCATCAGCGACATTCAGACAGACGTCCCCTTCATGACCCACATGCTCGACCTCTTCACAAAGCACGGCCACTTTGACCTCACAGTTGAAGGCCGCGGAGATGTGGACATCGATGGACATCATACAACAGAAGATATCGGAATCGTACTCGGTCAGGCACTGCTTGAAGCACTTGGTGATAAAAAAGGAATCAAGCGTTACGGCAACGCGTTTGTCCCAATGGATGAAGCACTTGCGCAGGTCACAGTTGATTTAAGCAACCGCCCGCATTTAGTGATGAATGCTGATTTCCCGAAAGAACGCGTAGGAGATTTTGATGTAGAGCTTGTACATGAATTCCTTTGGAAGCTGGCGATTGAAGCGCGAATGAACCTGCACGTGAATGTACATTACGGCTTCAACACGCACCATATGATCGAAGCTGTATTTAAAGCGCTGGGCCGCGCACTTGATGAAGCAACTCAGATTGACCCTCGGGTTAAAGGTGTGCCATCAACGAAAGGGATGTTGTAA
- a CDS encoding histidinol dehydrogenase — protein MKIRYLNESSIPRQSLDQGTEAQRKSVQDIIAEVKNKGDKAVRFYTEQFDGVKLESLKVTDGEVDEALQELDEELLSILQEAANNIRAFHEKQVQQSWMTTEENGTILGQKVTALDAAGIYVPGGTAAYPSSVLMNAIPAQVAGVKRIVMVTPPGKDGKVPAGVLAAARLAGVRDIYKIGGAQAVAALAYGTESIEPVDKITGPGNIFVALAKREVFGIVDIDMIAGPSDVTVLADDTAFANEVAADLLSQAEHGELSQANLVTTSKGLAEAVQKEVEVQLNELPRHDMARIAIEEHSAIYVADSLNQAVEAVNQIAPEHLEVQMENAMELVGKIRHAGAIFVGRYSSEPIGDYFAGPNHTLPTSGTARFSSPLSVDDFVKKSSIISYSKAAFDENGSKVAKFARLEGLEAHARAIEARDKN, from the coding sequence ATGAAGATTCGTTATCTAAATGAAAGCAGTATTCCGCGTCAGTCGCTTGATCAGGGAACTGAGGCGCAGCGGAAAAGTGTGCAGGATATTATTGCAGAAGTAAAAAATAAAGGTGACAAGGCGGTCCGCTTTTACACAGAGCAGTTTGATGGTGTGAAGCTTGAATCGTTAAAGGTGACAGACGGTGAAGTTGATGAAGCGCTTCAGGAACTGGATGAGGAACTGCTGTCGATTTTACAGGAAGCAGCGAACAATATTCGTGCCTTCCACGAAAAGCAGGTACAGCAGTCATGGATGACGACTGAAGAGAATGGTACGATTCTTGGTCAAAAGGTCACTGCGCTTGATGCAGCAGGTATTTATGTGCCAGGCGGAACGGCCGCATATCCTTCCTCTGTTCTGATGAATGCGATTCCTGCGCAGGTTGCAGGTGTAAAACGCATTGTCATGGTAACGCCACCAGGTAAAGACGGTAAGGTACCGGCAGGCGTTTTAGCTGCAGCACGTCTTGCGGGTGTGCGTGACATTTATAAAATTGGCGGAGCCCAGGCAGTTGCAGCACTTGCTTATGGAACAGAATCAATTGAACCGGTTGATAAAATTACCGGGCCGGGGAATATCTTTGTTGCACTTGCCAAACGTGAAGTATTTGGTATCGTGGATATTGATATGATTGCAGGACCGAGTGATGTGACGGTGCTTGCAGATGATACAGCTTTTGCAAACGAAGTCGCAGCGGACCTGTTATCCCAGGCTGAACACGGCGAACTTTCGCAGGCGAACCTTGTTACAACTTCTAAAGGACTTGCTGAAGCCGTCCAAAAGGAAGTGGAAGTACAGCTAAATGAACTGCCAAGACATGATATGGCGCGCATTGCCATTGAAGAGCACAGTGCCATTTACGTGGCAGATTCTCTTAATCAGGCAGTAGAAGCAGTCAATCAGATTGCCCCTGAGCACCTTGAAGTCCAGATGGAAAACGCAATGGAACTGGTCGGAAAAATCCGCCACGCCGGTGCGATCTTCGTCGGCAGGTACAGCTCAGAACCGATCGGCGATTACTTTGCAGGACCGAATCACACGCTGCCAACAAGCGGAACAGCCCGCTTCTCAAGCCCGCTCTCAGTAGATGATTTCGTGAAGAAGTCGAGCATCATCTCTTACAGTAAAGCAGCCTTTGACGAAAACGGCAGCAAAGTTGCAAAATTCGCAAGACTTGAAGGATTGGAAGCCCACGCGAGAGCGATTGAGGCTAGGGATAAAAACTAA
- a CDS encoding ATP phosphoribosyltransferase, whose amino-acid sequence MKELTIAMPKGRIFEEAVVMLKEAGYNLPPEFDDSRKLIIEVPEENLRFILAKPMDVPTYVEHGVADIGIAGKDVMLEEERHVYELLDLKISHCYLAVAGLPDTEMNEVAPRIATKYPNVASSYFREQGEQVEIIKLNGSIEIAPIIGLTDRIVDIVSTGRTLKENGLVEYEHIVDITSRLIANPVSYRLMHDRISEMTNRLEKVVNG is encoded by the coding sequence GTGAAGGAATTAACGATTGCCATGCCAAAAGGGCGTATATTTGAAGAAGCGGTAGTGATGCTGAAGGAAGCAGGCTACAATCTGCCGCCTGAATTTGATGATTCAAGAAAACTGATTATAGAAGTACCTGAAGAAAATCTGCGCTTTATTTTAGCGAAACCGATGGACGTGCCGACTTACGTTGAACACGGGGTTGCGGATATCGGAATTGCAGGAAAAGATGTGATGCTTGAAGAAGAGCGTCATGTGTATGAACTGCTGGATCTTAAAATCAGCCACTGCTATTTAGCGGTAGCAGGGCTTCCTGATACAGAAATGAATGAAGTGGCACCAAGGATTGCGACAAAATATCCGAACGTTGCATCGTCTTATTTTAGAGAGCAGGGCGAGCAGGTTGAAATTATTAAGCTGAACGGTTCGATTGAGATTGCACCGATTATCGGGCTGACGGACCGCATTGTTGACATTGTCTCAACCGGGCGTACTCTGAAGGAAAATGGCCTGGTTGAATATGAGCATATTGTAGATATTACATCCCGCCTGATTGCGAACCCGGTGAGCTATCGTCTGATGCACGACCGGATTAGTGAGATGACGAATAGACTTGAAAAAGTGGTGAACGGGTAA
- a CDS encoding ATP phosphoribosyltransferase, whose protein sequence is MSKLFMFEKPIGMRDTFPHLYSLKKEIRTNIENEMMNWGYEFMETPALEYDETVGEASAILDQQLFKLLDQQGRTLVLRPDMTAPIARVAASKLLKDRNPLRLAYAANLFRAQQREGGRPAEFEQIGVELIGDSTVSADAETIALLASVLKASGLEDFTIAVGHVGFLQELFLQIVGTEERAEKLRKHLYEKNYVGYRKHVDSLPLSSIDKKRLIDVLHIQGNGGSIAKAEALLEGAGGREALRELEELLSVLKDYGVEDYVKMDVSLVSHMSYYTGVLFEVYADNVGFALGNGGRYDNLLKKFGAEVGATGFGLRMDYLMEALNKSVKKAQPALILFSAERRREAAEKAAEYRMNQQPVIVQDVKGVSDLDSFTAGFNDVHTFIGKAGDQA, encoded by the coding sequence ATGTCAAAGCTGTTTATGTTTGAAAAACCGATTGGAATGAGAGATACGTTTCCTCATTTATATAGTCTGAAAAAAGAAATCCGTACAAACATTGAAAACGAAATGATGAACTGGGGCTACGAATTCATGGAAACCCCGGCTCTTGAATATGACGAAACGGTCGGAGAGGCATCTGCGATTTTAGATCAGCAGCTGTTCAAACTGCTTGACCAGCAGGGAAGAACGCTTGTGCTCAGACCTGATATGACAGCGCCAATTGCCCGGGTTGCGGCATCAAAGCTGTTAAAAGACCGCAATCCGCTTAGACTGGCGTATGCGGCAAACTTATTCCGCGCGCAGCAGCGTGAAGGCGGGAGACCGGCTGAGTTTGAACAGATTGGTGTTGAACTGATCGGTGATTCGACCGTCAGTGCAGATGCTGAAACGATTGCCCTTTTAGCTTCAGTGCTTAAAGCATCAGGCCTTGAAGACTTTACGATCGCTGTTGGACATGTTGGGTTCCTGCAGGAGCTGTTCCTTCAGATCGTTGGCACAGAAGAACGTGCTGAAAAGCTGAGAAAGCATTTATATGAAAAGAATTATGTCGGTTACCGCAAGCATGTGGATTCACTGCCGCTTTCTTCTATTGATAAGAAGCGGTTGATTGATGTTCTCCATATCCAGGGTAACGGCGGATCGATTGCGAAAGCTGAAGCGCTTTTAGAAGGAGCAGGCGGGCGCGAGGCATTGCGTGAGCTTGAAGAACTGCTTTCAGTGTTGAAGGACTACGGCGTAGAAGATTATGTGAAAATGGATGTGTCACTTGTCAGCCACATGTCTTACTATACGGGCGTACTGTTCGAGGTTTATGCAGATAATGTAGGGTTCGCACTTGGTAACGGCGGACGTTATGATAATCTGCTGAAGAAATTTGGCGCTGAAGTCGGCGCGACAGGATTTGGACTGAGAATGGATTATCTGATGGAAGCTTTAAATAAAAGTGTCAAAAAGGCTCAGCCTGCACTGATTTTATTTTCAGCGGAACGCAGGAGAGAAGCTGCAGAGAAGGCGGCTGAATATAGAATGAACCAGCAGCCTGTCATAGTGCAGGATGTAAAAGGTGTATCTGATCTGGACAGCTTTACGGCCGGATTTAACGATGTGCATACGTTTATTGGAAAGGCAGGGGATCAGGCGTGA
- a CDS encoding peptidylprolyl isomerase, whose translation MNFKKIFLPFAAGALALGLAACSDEESANTEAENEEPTAEEQQAAEDQQAAAEEMQAAMEEQQVAEDEVVATINGEEITGEAYNSALASTQSNLQQMGQDPTTEEGAEQAKTQTLDLLINQNLIIQKANEAGHEASEEEIDEEYASFQEQFGGEEAMNEIMEAQGIDKETLRGQMADSIKFDKYVNEVAPAEEPTDEEIQEFYDQITAQAEQTGQEAPALEDVREDIVSTLNQQKQQEQLMAHLEELKAEAEIERLI comes from the coding sequence ATGAACTTTAAGAAAATCTTTCTACCATTCGCTGCAGGAGCACTTGCACTAGGGCTTGCTGCATGCAGTGATGAGGAATCAGCGAATACAGAAGCAGAAAATGAAGAACCAACTGCTGAGGAGCAACAGGCAGCAGAAGATCAGCAGGCAGCTGCTGAAGAAATGCAGGCTGCAATGGAAGAGCAGCAGGTTGCAGAGGATGAAGTCGTTGCAACAATCAACGGTGAAGAAATCACTGGTGAAGCATATAACTCAGCTTTAGCTTCAACGCAAAGCAACCTTCAGCAAATGGGTCAGGACCCAACAACTGAAGAAGGCGCTGAACAGGCTAAAACTCAGACGCTTGATCTTTTGATTAATCAGAACCTGATCATTCAAAAAGCAAACGAAGCTGGACATGAAGCATCTGAAGAGGAAATTGATGAGGAATATGCATCATTCCAAGAGCAGTTTGGTGGAGAAGAAGCAATGAATGAAATCATGGAAGCACAAGGCATTGATAAGGAAACACTTCGCGGTCAGATGGCAGACTCTATCAAATTTGATAAGTATGTAAACGAAGTAGCACCTGCAGAAGAGCCGACTGATGAAGAAATTCAGGAATTCTACGATCAGATTACTGCTCAGGCAGAACAGACTGGTCAGGAAGCACCTGCACTAGAGGACGTTCGTGAAGATATCGTATCAACATTGAACCAGCAAAAGCAGCAGGAACAGCTGATGGCTCACCTTGAAGAGCTGAAAGCAGAAGCTGAAATTGAAAGACTGATCTAA
- a CDS encoding acetyltransferase has product MRRTKRYPVEGSNSLWQLYKTVPFIKVAWNFVVLQTARYTPFISVKNWMYRKLLRMEVGEKTAFALMVMPDTLYPEMIKVGRNTIIGYNSTILAHEYLVEEYRLGEVVIGDNVMIGANSTVLPGVVIGDGAVISAATLVHRDVPAGAFAGGNPMQIIKMPEQKEQKD; this is encoded by the coding sequence ATGAGACGGACAAAGCGCTATCCTGTAGAAGGATCGAACTCGCTTTGGCAGCTTTATAAAACCGTTCCTTTTATTAAAGTGGCATGGAACTTTGTCGTGCTGCAGACAGCCCGCTACACGCCATTTATCAGTGTGAAGAACTGGATGTACCGCAAGCTCCTTAGAATGGAAGTTGGTGAAAAAACAGCATTCGCACTGATGGTGATGCCGGATACACTTTATCCTGAAATGATTAAAGTAGGACGAAATACAATTATCGGCTATAATTCTACGATTTTAGCCCATGAATATCTGGTGGAGGAATACAGGCTTGGGGAAGTCGTGATTGGTGACAATGTCATGATCGGGGCGAACTCGACTGTATTACCTGGCGTTGTGATCGGTGACGGGGCAGTGATTTCAGCTGCCACGCTCGTTCACCGGGACGTACCAGCCGGCGCATTTGCAGGCGGTAATCCGATGCAGATCATTAAAATGCCCGAACAAAAAGAGCAGAAGGATTAA
- a CDS encoding pyrophosphatase — protein sequence MNKRIDTVLFDLDGTLINTNELIISSFMHVMDHYYPDEYTREDVLQFMGPPLVDSFQALNPDKTEEMVNFYREYNFKVHDELVTAFDGVDETVKALHDRGIKMAIVSTKRHDMVVKGLKLMNLDQYFDVVIGLDDVTHAKPHPEPLNMALEALGSTADQAIMVGDNHHDIEGGHNAGTRTAGVAWTSKGREYLAGFKPDFMLEEMGDLLKIIEESGS from the coding sequence ATGAACAAACGCATTGATACCGTGCTATTTGATCTTGATGGCACACTAATTAACACAAATGAATTGATCATTTCTTCGTTTATGCACGTGATGGATCACTATTATCCGGACGAATACACGAGAGAGGATGTCCTGCAATTCATGGGACCGCCACTTGTAGATTCGTTTCAGGCGTTAAATCCTGACAAAACAGAAGAAATGGTCAACTTTTACAGAGAATATAATTTCAAGGTTCATGATGAGCTCGTTACAGCATTTGACGGTGTTGATGAGACGGTCAAAGCACTGCACGATCGCGGCATTAAAATGGCGATCGTCTCAACCAAGCGTCATGACATGGTTGTAAAAGGACTTAAGCTGATGAACCTCGATCAGTATTTTGACGTCGTCATCGGCCTAGATGATGTAACGCACGCAAAACCGCATCCTGAACCGCTCAATATGGCACTTGAAGCGCTTGGCTCAACAGCGGATCAGGCGATAATGGTTGGTGATAACCACCATGATATTGAAGGTGGCCATAACGCGGGTACGCGAACAGCGGGCGTTGCCTGGACGTCTAAAGGTAGAGAGTACCTGGCCGGCTTCAAGCCTGATTTTATGTTAGAAGAGATGGGTGATCTGCTTAAGATCATCGAGGAGAGCGGCTCATGA
- a CDS encoding membrane protein → MNQQTLKDGLKAGLNTTWTLGKIIFPITFIITVLQFTPVLPFITELIAPFMGLFGLSGEAAVPLVLGNLLNLYAGIAGILSLEMTVKEVFIIAVMLSFSHNLLIETGVALKVGVKLWVILLVRLGLAFTSAIVINLVWSGGGEIAQYGMVPVSEPDVSGWGSILLLGLEKAAFGVMQLALIVIPLMIVIQIMRDLKWLDVFSRWMAPVTRGLGMKENTSMTLVAGLTIGLAYGAGVMIKAVQEDGVSRKDATLAFIFLVACHAIVEDTLIFIPLGIPILPLLLIRLTTAVLLTISVAAIWNRAERREPSYEQTH, encoded by the coding sequence ATGAATCAACAGACGCTTAAAGACGGTCTGAAGGCAGGTCTGAATACGACGTGGACGCTCGGGAAAATTATTTTTCCGATTACATTTATTATTACTGTATTGCAGTTCACACCTGTTCTGCCGTTTATCACGGAACTGATTGCGCCATTTATGGGACTGTTCGGTCTAAGTGGTGAGGCAGCGGTTCCGCTTGTGTTAGGTAATCTGTTAAATTTATATGCCGGAATTGCCGGGATTTTATCACTTGAAATGACTGTAAAAGAAGTTTTCATTATTGCAGTCATGCTTTCATTTTCACATAATCTGCTCATTGAAACAGGGGTTGCGCTGAAGGTTGGCGTAAAGCTGTGGGTCATTCTGCTTGTCAGACTTGGACTTGCATTTACATCTGCCATTGTCATTAACCTTGTCTGGAGCGGCGGCGGTGAGATTGCGCAGTATGGAATGGTGCCTGTCAGTGAACCGGATGTGAGTGGCTGGGGATCGATCCTGCTCCTCGGACTGGAAAAAGCAGCATTCGGTGTGATGCAGCTGGCACTTATTGTGATTCCACTCATGATAGTGATCCAGATCATGCGTGACCTGAAATGGCTTGACGTCTTTTCAAGATGGATGGCGCCAGTCACAAGAGGTCTTGGAATGAAAGAGAATACATCTATGACGCTTGTAGCGGGGCTGACGATCGGACTTGCCTACGGTGCAGGTGTCATGATAAAAGCAGTTCAGGAAGACGGCGTCAGTAGAAAAGATGCGACGCTCGCATTCATTTTTCTCGTCGCCTGTCACGCCATTGTTGAAGATACCTTAATCTTTATTCCGCTCGGGATCCCAATCCTGCCGCTGCTATTGATCCGTCTGACAACGGCGGTCTTGTTAACCATTTCAGTTGCAGCAATCTGGAATCGCGCGGAGAGGAGAGAACCAAGCTATGAACAAACGCATTGA
- a CDS encoding prolipoprotein diacylglyceryl transferase, which yields MLLTAQPIDPVAFSVGPLSVAWYGLIIGTGIVLGYLLANREADRLGMPKDMFADLLIWAVPIAIISARIYYVIFQWDYFSQNPGEIVAIWNGGIAIHGALIGSVATGFVFAKRKGLSFWKIVDIAAPSIILGQMLGRWGNFINQEAHGGEVSRSFLEGLMIPDWIINQMYIEVNGSFAYYHPTFLYESVWNFVGLILLLLLRKVNPLRGEIFLSYVIWYSVGRTFVEGLRTDSLMLTETIRVAQAISILLVIVAVGLILYRRFGQGIKTRYADKRN from the coding sequence ATGTTATTAACAGCCCAGCCGATCGATCCGGTTGCGTTCAGTGTCGGACCGCTTAGTGTGGCCTGGTACGGACTGATTATCGGAACGGGGATTGTGCTTGGTTATCTTCTTGCCAACCGTGAAGCAGACAGGCTTGGCATGCCAAAAGATATGTTTGCTGACCTGTTAATCTGGGCAGTGCCAATTGCGATTATCAGTGCGAGAATTTACTATGTTATTTTTCAGTGGGATTATTTTTCACAGAACCCGGGTGAAATTGTTGCGATCTGGAACGGCGGGATTGCGATCCATGGTGCGCTGATAGGATCAGTTGCAACCGGTTTTGTTTTTGCGAAACGAAAAGGTCTTTCATTCTGGAAGATTGTCGATATTGCAGCGCCGAGTATTATCTTAGGACAGATGCTCGGACGTTGGGGGAACTTTATCAATCAGGAGGCGCACGGTGGTGAAGTGTCACGTAGCTTTCTTGAAGGGTTAATGATTCCGGACTGGATTATTAACCAGATGTACATTGAAGTAAACGGCAGCTTTGCCTATTATCATCCAACATTTTTATATGAGTCAGTATGGAACTTCGTCGGACTGATTTTACTGCTGCTTCTTCGAAAAGTGAACCCGCTCAGAGGTGAGATTTTCTTAAGCTATGTGATCTGGTATTCAGTCGGACGTACATTTGTAGAAGGGCTTCGTACAGACAGCCTGATGCTGACTGAAACAATCCGCGTTGCACAGGCGATTTCTATTCTGTTAGTTATTGTTGCAGTCGGGTTGATTTTATATCGCAGATTTGGTCAGGGAATTAAGACACGCTACGCTGATAAACGAAATTAG
- a CDS encoding phosphorylase, with protein sequence MAKVTTNEIIEKFKMELVSGEEGIHRPITTSDISRPGLEMAGYFSYYPAERIQLLGRTEMSFYELLSTDEKKDRMRQLCTDNTPGIILSRDIEVPRELIEASELSQVPVMKTPVKTTRFSSRLTNFLESKLAPTTALHGVLVDIYGVGVLITGKSGVGKSETALELVKRGHRLVADDSVEIRQEDTDTLIGSSPELIEHLLEIRGLGIINVMTLFGAGAVRSHKRVTLVIDLEIWDKTKQYDRLGLDEETMRIIDTDVTKITLPVRPGRNLAVIIEVAAMNFRLKRMGMNAAEQFSSRLNDIIVDGDHDDI encoded by the coding sequence ATGGCTAAAGTAACGACGAATGAGATTATTGAGAAGTTCAAGATGGAGCTCGTGAGCGGAGAAGAAGGTATTCACCGTCCGATTACAACGAGTGATATTTCAAGACCCGGTCTTGAGATGGCAGGTTATTTCAGCTATTATCCTGCGGAGCGGATTCAGCTGCTCGGACGGACGGAGATGTCTTTTTATGAGCTGCTGTCGACTGATGAAAAGAAAGACCGGATGAGACAGTTATGTACGGATAATACGCCGGGCATCATTTTGTCGCGTGACATTGAAGTGCCGCGCGAACTGATTGAGGCGTCAGAGCTGAGTCAGGTGCCTGTGATGAAAACGCCTGTTAAGACGACGCGTTTTTCTAGCCGTCTGACTAACTTTTTAGAGAGTAAGCTTGCACCGACTACGGCACTGCATGGTGTACTAGTCGATATTTACGGTGTTGGTGTGCTGATTACAGGTAAAAGCGGCGTTGGTAAAAGTGAAACAGCGCTTGAGCTTGTAAAGCGCGGGCACCGTCTTGTTGCAGATGATAGCGTTGAGATTCGCCAGGAGGATACTGATACGCTGATCGGTTCTTCACCGGAGCTGATTGAGCATCTGCTTGAGATTAGAGGACTTGGCATCATTAATGTTATGACGCTGTTCGGAGCTGGTGCTGTGCGCAGCCATAAGCGAGTGACGCTAGTGATTGACCTTGAGATCTGGGATAAGACAAAGCAGTATGACCGTCTTGGACTTGATGAAGAGACGATGAGAATTATTGATACTGATGTGACGAAGATTACGCTGCCGGTCCGTCCGGGTCGAAATCTGGCTGTCATTATTGAAGTAGCTGCGATGAATTTCCGTCTGAAAAGAATGGGCATGAATGCAGCGGAGCAATTTTCAAGCCGTCTGAATGACATTATTGTAGACGGGGACCATGACGATATTTAA